Proteins co-encoded in one Pseudarthrobacter chlorophenolicus A6 genomic window:
- a CDS encoding DMT family transporter, with protein sequence MREHSSATVLTKPVILPRQAAPSGTPAGIWWGLLGVAAFSFTVPLTRMAVAGLSPLFIGAGRAAVAGVLAAAALALTRQRLPQPRTWARLAVVAGGVVVGFPFLTSYALTAVPAGHGAVVIALLPAATATAAILRTRERPRPAFWAVMALGSLAAVAFAFLQSGGIGHLHWADLLLLGAVVCAAAGYAEGGLLARELGSWQTIAWALVLAFPPMLALAVSSLASQPPSATPVQWAAFAYLAVVSMFLGFFAWYRGLAIGPMAQVSQIQLLQPVLSISWAALLLGEAVTWTTAIGGLAVILCAGAAVRVRLKPKP encoded by the coding sequence ATGAGAGAACATAGTAGCGCTACCGTTCTGACGAAGCCAGTGATACTGCCCCGCCAGGCCGCCCCGAGCGGGACACCGGCCGGCATCTGGTGGGGCCTCCTCGGCGTCGCGGCCTTCTCCTTCACGGTCCCCCTAACCCGGATGGCGGTGGCGGGCCTGTCCCCGCTGTTCATCGGTGCCGGCCGCGCTGCCGTTGCCGGAGTCCTCGCAGCCGCAGCCTTGGCACTCACGCGGCAGCGGCTTCCGCAACCACGCACCTGGGCGCGGCTCGCGGTGGTGGCCGGGGGCGTCGTCGTCGGCTTTCCGTTCCTGACGTCCTACGCGCTCACCGCCGTTCCGGCCGGGCACGGTGCCGTGGTGATCGCGCTCCTGCCCGCCGCCACCGCCACGGCCGCCATCCTGCGGACCCGGGAGCGTCCCCGGCCGGCTTTCTGGGCCGTCATGGCGCTCGGCTCGCTGGCCGCCGTTGCCTTCGCGTTCCTGCAATCAGGCGGGATCGGCCATCTGCACTGGGCGGACCTCCTGCTGCTCGGCGCGGTGGTGTGCGCCGCCGCCGGATACGCCGAGGGCGGCCTGCTGGCCCGCGAACTGGGGTCCTGGCAGACCATCGCCTGGGCGCTGGTCCTCGCGTTCCCACCCATGCTGGCGCTGGCCGTGTCCAGCCTCGCCAGCCAGCCGCCGTCGGCCACGCCCGTCCAGTGGGCGGCGTTTGCCTATCTTGCCGTGGTCAGCATGTTCCTCGGATTCTTTGCCTGGTACCGCGGCCTTGCCATCGGACCCATGGCGCAGGTCAGCCAGATCCAGCTCCTGCAGCCTGTGCTGAGCATCAGCTGGGCGGCGCTCCTGCTCGGAGAAGCGGTCACCTGGACCACGGCGATTGGCGGCCTCGCTGTCATTCTCTGTGCCGGCGCCGCCGTCCGCGTCCGGCTCAAACCCAAACCCTGA
- a CDS encoding FMN-binding negative transcriptional regulator: MYIPAHFAAGPEATRHLLTSPGAANLITMTDAGLLATLLPFVFEPDVGEYGALHAHVARNNPQATAPVTGEALAIIQGPDAYISPSWYMSKAEHGRVVPTWNYSTAHVYGELVVHDDAGWLARHVRRLTDRHEGEREHPWSVDDAPAKFIAGQLRAIVGIELMITRIEAKEKLSQNRSAADASGVVAGLRSSGQEASAAAVERVLAQQTPES; the protein is encoded by the coding sequence ATGTATATTCCCGCCCACTTTGCCGCCGGCCCCGAGGCCACCCGGCACCTGCTCACCAGCCCGGGTGCGGCCAACCTCATCACCATGACCGACGCCGGCCTGCTGGCCACGCTGCTGCCGTTCGTCTTCGAGCCGGACGTGGGGGAGTACGGCGCACTGCACGCGCACGTCGCCCGGAACAACCCGCAGGCCACAGCTCCGGTTACCGGTGAGGCGCTGGCCATCATCCAGGGCCCCGATGCCTACATCTCGCCGTCCTGGTATATGTCCAAAGCCGAGCACGGCCGCGTGGTGCCCACCTGGAACTACAGCACGGCCCACGTGTACGGCGAACTGGTGGTCCACGACGACGCCGGCTGGCTGGCGCGGCACGTCCGCCGCCTGACGGACCGGCATGAGGGGGAGCGGGAGCACCCGTGGAGCGTTGATGACGCACCGGCGAAGTTCATTGCCGGGCAGCTGCGCGCCATCGTGGGCATTGAACTGATGATTACCCGGATTGAGGCGAAGGAGAAGCTGAGCCAGAACCGGTCCGCAGCCGACGCCTCCGGCGTGGTGGCCGGACTGCGGTCCAGCGGGCAGGAAGCCAGCGCGGCCGCCGTCGAACGCGTCTTGGCCCAGCAGACGCCGGAAAGCTAG
- the rlmC gene encoding 23S rRNA (uracil(747)-C(5))-methyltransferase RlmC: MHCSYFDAARCRSCTLMGTPYGEQLAGKQAHCQTLLADHTALEWLEPVASQESAFRNKAKMVISGTARNPTIGILDAEAHGIDLRKCGVCSPGLRAVFPVVAAFIRTHRLTPYDVPNRSGELKHLIVTESPDGEIMLRLVLRSEQLVPRIRKHLPDLLEALPQVKVVSINLHPEHKAVLEGDREILLTEQSTLNMRVNDINLHLRPQSFFQTNSHMAAALYRQGREWVNELAPASVWDLYCGVGGFALHVANPSRTVTGIETSSEAIVSARLSSDEAGLQGMEFEAGDATAFALAARQAPDLVIVNPPRRGIGKELCGWLESSDVQHVVYSSCNAQSLARDLAALPSFTARRVRVLDMFPQTTHYEVMVLLERAG; encoded by the coding sequence ATGCACTGTTCCTACTTTGATGCCGCCCGCTGCCGCTCCTGCACCCTCATGGGCACGCCCTACGGCGAACAGCTGGCCGGCAAGCAGGCCCACTGCCAGACGCTCCTCGCCGACCACACGGCCCTGGAGTGGCTGGAGCCGGTGGCCAGCCAGGAGTCCGCATTCCGCAACAAGGCCAAAATGGTGATCAGCGGAACGGCCCGGAACCCCACCATCGGCATCCTGGACGCCGAGGCCCACGGCATTGACCTGCGCAAATGCGGTGTCTGCTCCCCCGGGCTCCGCGCCGTGTTCCCCGTAGTGGCCGCCTTCATCCGCACCCACCGCCTGACGCCCTATGATGTGCCCAACCGGAGCGGCGAACTCAAGCACCTGATCGTCACCGAGTCCCCGGACGGCGAGATCATGCTGCGCCTGGTCCTCCGTTCCGAGCAGCTGGTCCCCCGCATCAGGAAGCACCTGCCGGACCTGTTGGAGGCCCTGCCCCAGGTGAAGGTGGTGTCCATCAACCTGCACCCCGAGCACAAGGCGGTGCTGGAGGGCGACCGGGAGATCCTGCTGACGGAGCAGTCCACGCTGAACATGCGGGTGAACGACATTAACCTGCACCTGCGCCCGCAGAGCTTCTTCCAAACCAACAGCCATATGGCCGCGGCACTGTACCGGCAGGGGCGGGAATGGGTGAATGAGCTGGCGCCGGCGTCAGTCTGGGACCTGTACTGCGGCGTGGGCGGGTTTGCCCTGCACGTCGCCAATCCCTCCCGCACGGTCACCGGCATCGAAACCAGCAGCGAAGCCATCGTCTCCGCCCGGCTCAGCAGCGACGAAGCCGGGCTGCAGGGCATGGAGTTCGAGGCCGGGGACGCCACCGCCTTCGCCCTGGCGGCACGGCAGGCACCGGACCTGGTCATCGTGAACCCGCCGCGGCGGGGCATCGGCAAGGAGCTGTGCGGCTGGCTGGAATCCTCGGACGTGCAGCACGTGGTCTATTCCAGCTGCAACGCTCAGTCCTTGGCCCGCGATCTGGCCGCACTCCCCTCCTTCACGGCGCGGCGGGTCCGGGTCCTGGACATGTTCCCGCAGACCACGCACTACGAAGTGATGGTCCTGCTGGAGCGCGCCGGCTAG
- a CDS encoding amino acid permease: MEPSLPTLDTRPDPAQPVTSGLRRSMGPRHLVMIAMGGVIGSGLFLSSGYTISQAGPLGAVIAYLIGAFVVYLVMACLGELAIAYPVSGAFHIYAARSIGPATGFATAWLYWLCWAVAIGSEFTASGLLMQRWFPDVEVWVWCLVFAAILFGFNAVSARFFGESEFWFAIIKVAAIIGLIVLGGAALFGFRPLGGGGEHPFLFENFATESGLFPNGFTGVLVTVLAIFYAFSGSELIGVAAGETKDPATAIPKAMRTTVIRLLIFFVGAIAVIAATIPYTEVGLDESPFVTVFSVIGIPFAADIMNFVIITALLSAGNSGLFSCARMLFSLADEGHAPRALKKLTRRGIPLAALSLSMVGGLASLISSVVAPETVYLVLVSVAGFAVVGVWMSITASHFFHRRAFIRGGGDTSTLAYKAPLFPLVPILAFTLCVVSLIGIALDPAQAPALYFGVPFVAACYLYFHLRHGRTPVQPRR, encoded by the coding sequence GTGGAACCCTCATTGCCTACGCTCGACACCCGGCCTGACCCGGCGCAGCCGGTCACCTCCGGACTCCGCCGCTCCATGGGGCCGCGGCACCTGGTGATGATTGCCATGGGCGGCGTCATCGGCTCTGGCCTGTTCCTCAGCTCCGGCTACACCATCTCCCAGGCGGGCCCGCTGGGCGCGGTGATCGCCTACCTCATCGGAGCGTTCGTGGTGTACCTGGTGATGGCGTGCCTGGGCGAACTGGCCATCGCGTACCCCGTGTCCGGGGCTTTCCATATCTACGCGGCCCGCTCCATCGGCCCCGCCACCGGCTTTGCCACAGCCTGGCTGTACTGGCTCTGCTGGGCTGTGGCCATCGGCTCCGAATTCACGGCGTCCGGCCTCCTGATGCAGCGCTGGTTCCCGGACGTGGAGGTGTGGGTCTGGTGCCTGGTGTTTGCAGCCATCCTCTTCGGCTTCAACGCGGTGTCCGCCCGGTTCTTCGGCGAGTCCGAGTTCTGGTTCGCCATCATCAAAGTCGCCGCCATCATCGGCCTGATCGTCCTGGGCGGCGCAGCCCTGTTCGGCTTCCGTCCGCTCGGCGGCGGCGGCGAACACCCGTTCCTTTTCGAGAACTTCGCCACCGAATCCGGCCTGTTCCCCAACGGCTTTACCGGCGTCCTGGTCACCGTGCTGGCCATCTTCTATGCCTTCTCCGGCTCCGAGCTGATCGGCGTTGCCGCCGGCGAAACCAAGGACCCTGCCACGGCCATCCCCAAGGCCATGCGCACCACCGTGATCCGCCTGCTCATCTTCTTCGTGGGCGCCATTGCGGTCATCGCCGCCACCATCCCCTACACGGAGGTGGGGCTGGACGAAAGCCCGTTCGTTACCGTCTTCTCAGTCATCGGCATCCCGTTCGCGGCCGACATCATGAACTTCGTCATCATCACCGCGCTACTGTCCGCCGGCAACAGCGGCCTGTTCTCCTGCGCCCGCATGCTCTTCTCGCTCGCCGACGAAGGCCATGCGCCTCGCGCCCTCAAGAAGCTGACCCGCCGCGGCATTCCCCTGGCTGCACTCTCCCTGAGCATGGTGGGCGGCCTGGCATCACTGATCAGCAGCGTGGTGGCGCCTGAGACCGTCTACCTGGTCCTCGTGTCCGTGGCCGGTTTCGCGGTGGTGGGGGTCTGGATGTCCATCACGGCCTCGCACTTCTTCCACCGGCGCGCGTTCATCCGTGGCGGCGGTGACACGTCCACCCTCGCCTACAAGGCGCCGTTGTTCCCGCTGGTCCCCATCCTGGCGTTCACGCTGTGCGTCGTGTCCCTGATCGGCATCGCCCTCGATCCCGCCCAGGCACCGGCGCTCTACTTCGGCGTCCCGTTCGTCGCTGCCTGCTACCTCTACTTCCACCTTCGGCACGGCCGCACGCCGGTTCAGCCGCGGCGCTAA
- a CDS encoding IclR family transcriptional regulator — protein MDSSAEASSLAQGLRIVRLVVDREKSGRPLLGVSQLAAALSMDQSRVSRLAQELCDLGLLERPERGPFRAGPEYFKLAASLNTGWVLAARTELEVLVSSLGLRARLSVRDGYRAILLRNSSNDAVPGSFVRPGMVSPVWCTGAGRALLWDLDRPALEGLLEGVNFIGIGGPGAAHTIDGVWELMVRDRRAGVVAAVEEFEHDVVELAVPVRDGTGTVRASLSVLGGPGLAERRAAADALAAAAERLGAAAVPR, from the coding sequence GTGGATTCATCCGCTGAAGCGTCGTCCCTGGCGCAGGGGCTCCGGATTGTCCGGCTGGTGGTTGACCGGGAAAAGTCCGGGCGGCCCCTCCTGGGTGTTTCCCAGCTCGCCGCGGCGTTGTCGATGGACCAGAGCAGGGTTTCACGGCTGGCCCAGGAACTGTGCGACCTCGGACTGCTCGAACGCCCGGAGCGTGGGCCGTTCCGGGCCGGACCGGAATACTTCAAACTGGCAGCCTCCCTCAACACAGGCTGGGTACTGGCCGCCCGGACCGAGCTCGAAGTCCTGGTGTCCTCCTTGGGCCTGCGCGCCAGACTCTCCGTCCGCGACGGTTACCGGGCCATCCTGCTCCGCAACTCCAGCAATGACGCCGTCCCCGGCAGCTTCGTCAGGCCGGGCATGGTCAGCCCCGTCTGGTGCACGGGTGCCGGGCGGGCGCTGCTGTGGGACCTGGACCGGCCGGCACTGGAGGGCCTGCTGGAGGGCGTGAACTTCATTGGCATCGGCGGTCCGGGCGCGGCGCACACCATTGATGGGGTGTGGGAGCTGATGGTCCGGGACCGCCGGGCCGGGGTGGTGGCCGCAGTCGAGGAATTCGAGCATGACGTTGTTGAGCTGGCCGTGCCCGTGCGGGACGGGACAGGAACAGTGCGGGCCTCGCTGAGTGTGCTCGGCGGTCCGGGCCTGGCGGAGCGCCGGGCCGCGGCGGACGCCCTGGCTGCCGCCGCGGAGAGGCTCGGCGCTGCGGCCGTGCCCCGCTAA
- a CDS encoding IclR family transcriptional regulator: MAKSSSMGRGVLALLAVGSRHAAEHPGGTVADIAAGLGKDRSQVSRYLRSAEQEGFLARTAHRAYALDWEFLTDAQQLTTRRLESDAAIALDTLAADTDEACFLGVLHGNSTVTIGESVPASSNLVGSWLGRPYPAYCSDAGQAVLWESSDAEVRSVFAGVDFVRHGPNTPHSVDEFLARREAAKARGYSIVDQEAEPGLYSLAVPVRDFKGEVVAALQIVGIRDRLEPRKEACAAELLRQGRWLESSLGYQPRD, encoded by the coding sequence ATGGCTAAATCTTCCAGCATGGGCCGCGGCGTCCTGGCCCTGCTGGCCGTGGGCTCCCGCCACGCGGCTGAACACCCGGGCGGGACCGTGGCTGACATCGCCGCCGGCCTGGGCAAGGACCGCAGCCAGGTCTCGCGGTACCTTCGCAGCGCGGAGCAGGAGGGCTTCCTGGCCCGCACCGCCCACCGCGCCTATGCGCTGGACTGGGAGTTCCTCACCGACGCCCAGCAACTGACCACACGCCGGCTGGAGTCCGATGCGGCCATCGCGCTAGACACCCTGGCAGCCGATACGGACGAGGCCTGCTTCCTGGGTGTCCTGCACGGGAACAGCACTGTGACCATCGGCGAAAGCGTTCCGGCCAGCAGCAACCTGGTGGGTTCCTGGCTGGGCAGGCCCTACCCCGCGTACTGCAGCGACGCCGGGCAGGCAGTGCTGTGGGAGTCCTCCGACGCGGAAGTCCGCAGCGTCTTCGCGGGCGTCGACTTTGTCCGGCACGGCCCCAACACGCCGCACAGTGTGGACGAGTTCCTGGCCAGGCGGGAGGCCGCAAAGGCGCGGGGCTATTCGATAGTGGACCAGGAAGCCGAACCGGGGCTCTACTCCCTGGCAGTCCCGGTGCGCGATTTCAAGGGCGAGGTGGTGGCAGCGCTGCAGATCGTGGGGATCAGGGACCGGCTGGAACCCCGCAAGGAAGCCTGCGCCGCGGAGCTGCTCCGGCAGGGACGGTGGCTTGAGTCCAGCCTGGGCTACCAGCCGAGGGATTAG
- the mmuM gene encoding homocysteine S-methyltransferase: MPANPTLSALLETGETLVTDGALATELEDRGCNLDDPLWSAKVLLEHPGLIRDVHRDYFAAGARIATTASYQATPQGFAARGMTEQEALDLVALSVRLADEARRDHLANQSEARPLFIAGSVGPYGAYLADGSEYRGDYALTPAEFRDFHRPRLEALVESGADALACETLPSFAEARALAELTRDLGVESWFSFSLRDAGHISDGTPLAAVAELLDGESHVAAVGVNCVPLALVAPALTALRGGTGKPLVAYPNSGETYDAGTKTWDAAPAATAPAALADGVPAWQALGARIIGGCCRTTPADISAVAGHVNS, translated from the coding sequence ATGCCTGCCAATCCCACGCTGTCCGCCCTGCTCGAAACCGGGGAAACCCTCGTCACCGATGGCGCACTGGCCACGGAACTCGAGGATCGAGGGTGCAACCTGGACGATCCATTGTGGTCGGCCAAGGTCCTGCTGGAACATCCAGGCCTGATCCGGGACGTACACCGGGACTACTTCGCGGCGGGCGCCAGGATCGCCACCACCGCGAGCTACCAGGCAACACCGCAGGGATTCGCCGCCCGGGGAATGACGGAGCAGGAGGCCCTGGACCTCGTTGCATTGTCCGTGCGGCTGGCCGACGAGGCGCGGCGCGACCACCTGGCCAACCAGTCGGAGGCCCGGCCCCTGTTCATCGCCGGATCGGTGGGGCCGTATGGTGCCTATCTTGCCGACGGCTCGGAGTACCGCGGGGACTACGCCCTGACACCGGCAGAGTTCCGCGACTTCCACCGCCCCCGCCTCGAAGCCCTGGTTGAGTCCGGTGCCGACGCCCTGGCCTGCGAAACCCTGCCTTCCTTCGCCGAAGCCCGGGCCCTGGCGGAACTGACCCGGGACCTCGGCGTCGAATCCTGGTTCTCCTTCTCCCTCCGCGACGCCGGGCACATCAGCGACGGCACGCCCCTGGCCGCCGTCGCGGAACTGCTGGACGGCGAGTCCCACGTGGCCGCCGTCGGGGTTAACTGCGTGCCGCTGGCACTGGTGGCCCCGGCGCTCACGGCCCTCCGCGGCGGCACCGGCAAACCGCTGGTGGCTTACCCGAACTCCGGGGAGACCTACGATGCGGGCACCAAAACCTGGGACGCAGCACCCGCGGCCACTGCCCCTGCAGCGCTGGCGGACGGCGTTCCCGCCTGGCAGGCCCTCGGCGCCCGGATCATCGGTGGCTGCTGCCGGACCACGCCGGCCGACATTTCCGCCGTCGCGGGGCATGTCAACTCCTGA
- a CDS encoding dihydrofolate reductase family protein, giving the protein MRKVTAGLFHSIDGVVSDPFKFQFDSFDAELGKGLTTMMNTVDTVVLGRKSYEEWASYWPNASADQDFAAFINPVEKFVVSRTLSEPLEWQNSRLMDAPLEEFVAKLKEGDGGEIAVCGSISVTRQLLFAGLLDSLQLMTHPVVAGSGRRLFEDGDPLTRLVLLDEKRTSKGNVLTTYGVRGD; this is encoded by the coding sequence ATGCGCAAAGTCACGGCCGGACTGTTCCACTCCATTGACGGAGTGGTTTCGGATCCGTTCAAGTTCCAGTTCGACAGCTTCGACGCTGAGCTCGGTAAGGGGCTCACCACCATGATGAACACCGTGGACACCGTGGTGCTGGGCCGGAAAAGCTATGAGGAGTGGGCGTCCTACTGGCCCAATGCTTCCGCGGACCAGGACTTCGCCGCGTTCATCAACCCGGTGGAGAAGTTTGTGGTGTCCAGGACGCTGAGCGAACCCCTGGAGTGGCAGAACTCCCGGCTGATGGACGCGCCGCTGGAGGAGTTCGTGGCGAAGCTCAAGGAGGGCGACGGCGGTGAGATTGCCGTGTGCGGCAGCATCTCCGTGACCCGGCAGCTGCTGTTCGCGGGGCTGCTGGATTCGCTGCAGCTCATGACCCACCCCGTGGTGGCCGGCAGCGGCAGGCGGCTGTTCGAGGACGGCGATCCCCTCACCCGGCTGGTCCTGCTGGATGAGAAGCGCACCAGCAAGGGCAATGTGCTCACCACCTACGGGGTCCGCGGCGACTAA